In Peptococcaceae bacterium, the following are encoded in one genomic region:
- the hisIE gene encoding bifunctional phosphoribosyl-AMP cyclohydrolase/phosphoribosyl-ATP diphosphatase HisIE produces the protein MKTINAAVMDELKFDEKGLIPAVIQDVKSGTVLMVAYMNREALERTLREGRTWFFSRSRQSLWAKGETSGHVQKATAVYYDCDADTLLVQVHQEGMACHTGTFSCFNRSLAESGEEVAPAWAVLSWLEELIRERREKRPAGSYTTWLFEQGTDQILKKIGEEATEVVIAAKGGQKSAVVYETADLLYHLLVMLREKDIELKTVWEELAKRHGKKKAEYGD, from the coding sequence ATGAAAACGATCAATGCGGCGGTGATGGACGAACTGAAATTCGACGAAAAGGGCCTGATACCCGCCGTCATCCAGGACGTAAAAAGCGGAACGGTGTTGATGGTGGCCTACATGAACCGGGAAGCGCTGGAAAGGACCCTGCGCGAGGGCCGGACCTGGTTCTTCAGCAGGAGCCGCCAGTCATTGTGGGCCAAGGGGGAGACTTCCGGCCACGTCCAAAAAGCGACAGCCGTCTATTACGATTGCGATGCCGATACCCTGCTGGTCCAGGTTCACCAGGAAGGAATGGCCTGCCACACGGGCACTTTTTCCTGTTTCAACCGCTCATTGGCGGAAAGCGGGGAAGAGGTTGCTCCCGCCTGGGCGGTTTTGTCCTGGCTGGAGGAACTGATCAGGGAGCGCAGAGAGAAAAGGCCGGCCGGTTCCTACACCACCTGGCTTTTTGAACAGGGGACGGACCAGATCTTAAAAAAGATCGGGGAGGAAGCCACCGAAGTGGTCATTGCCGCCAAGGGCGGCCAAAAAAGCGCCGTCGTCTACGAGACGGCCGACCTGCTTTACCACCTGCTGGTGATGTTGAGGGAAAAGGACATCGAACTGAAAACGGTCTGGGAAGAGCTGGCCAAACGGCACGGCAAAAAGAAGGCTGAATACGGCGATTAA
- the hisF gene encoding imidazole glycerol phosphate synthase subunit HisF, with translation MLAKRIIPCLDVEKGRVVKGTRFLNLKDAGDPVELAAYYDKAGADELVFLDITASAEHREIMSDVVARVAEQVFIPFTVGGGIRTIEDMRRILKAGADKVSVNTAAVQNPAVIKEGAEHFGSQCIVVAVDARRAGKGRWQVYTHGGRRSTGLDVVDWVRRAEELGAGEILLTSMDRDGTKEGYDLELTRAVSRAVAVPVIASGGVGSKEHIYEGAVLGEADGLLAASIFHFGEVSIEEVKMYLQEKGVAVRL, from the coding sequence ATGCTGGCCAAACGGATTATCCCGTGCCTGGACGTGGAAAAGGGCCGGGTGGTCAAAGGGACAAGGTTCTTGAACCTAAAAGACGCGGGTGACCCGGTGGAGCTGGCGGCCTATTACGATAAGGCCGGCGCCGACGAGCTGGTTTTTTTGGACATCACGGCGTCCGCCGAGCACAGGGAAATAATGAGCGATGTGGTGGCCAGGGTGGCGGAGCAGGTCTTCATTCCTTTCACCGTGGGCGGGGGCATCAGGACCATCGAGGACATGCGCCGCATTCTGAAAGCCGGCGCCGACAAGGTGTCTGTCAATACCGCGGCTGTCCAGAACCCGGCGGTGATCAAGGAAGGGGCCGAACACTTCGGCAGCCAGTGCATCGTGGTGGCCGTAGATGCGCGCCGCGCCGGCAAGGGGAGATGGCAAGTGTACACCCACGGCGGGCGCAGGTCCACCGGCCTTGACGTCGTTGACTGGGTCAGGCGGGCCGAGGAGCTGGGGGCGGGAGAGATACTCCTGACCAGCATGGACCGCGACGGCACAAAAGAGGGCTACGACCTTGAGCTTACCAGGGCGGTGAGCAGGGCGGTCGCCGTCCCGGTGATCGCCTCGGGGGGCGTAGGCAGCAAGGAGCACATTTACGAGGGCGCGGTGCTGGGAGAAGCGGACGGCCTTTTGGCCGCTTCCATTTTTCATTTCGGCGAAGTTTCCATTGAAGAAGTGAAGATGTACCTGCAAGAAAAGGGGGTAGCCGTCCGGCTATGA
- the hisA gene encoding 1-(5-phosphoribosyl)-5-[(5-phosphoribosylamino)methylideneamino]imidazole-4-carboxamide isomerase has protein sequence MEVIPAIDLRDGRCVRLVQGERGTETIYSDEPVEMARRWEKLGAPRLHVVDLDGAFTGAPRNLGVVEEMVKAVKIPLQFGGGIRTTETVKTVLDLGVDRVILGTAAILWPEMVSRCCQDYGGRVVVGIDGRDGLVAIEGWETTVEMTVEELARQIAGLGVQRVVFTDTRRDGTLRGPNLEATKSLALASGLKVIASGGVSSLEDLYALKELKKYGVEGVIMGKALYSGAISLQTALEIMED, from the coding sequence ATGGAAGTGATTCCGGCGATCGACCTGCGGGACGGCCGCTGTGTTCGACTGGTTCAGGGCGAAAGGGGCACGGAGACGATTTATTCAGATGAACCGGTCGAAATGGCCAGAAGATGGGAGAAACTGGGTGCTCCGCGACTGCACGTCGTCGACCTGGACGGCGCGTTTACAGGCGCGCCCAGAAACCTGGGCGTTGTTGAAGAGATGGTGAAGGCTGTAAAAATACCGTTGCAGTTTGGGGGAGGCATCAGGACCACGGAGACGGTAAAAACCGTGCTTGACCTGGGGGTGGACAGGGTTATCCTGGGCACGGCAGCCATTTTATGGCCGGAGATGGTCTCCCGCTGCTGCCAGGACTACGGCGGGCGGGTCGTTGTGGGCATCGACGGGAGAGACGGCCTGGTGGCCATTGAAGGGTGGGAGACAACGGTGGAAATGACGGTGGAAGAACTGGCGCGGCAGATCGCCGGGCTCGGCGTCCAAAGAGTCGTGTTTACCGATACCAGGCGTGACGGTACTTTACGGGGTCCCAACCTGGAGGCAACCAAAAGCCTGGCCCTGGCCAGCGGGTTGAAAGTGATCGCTTCCGGCGGCGTTTCTTCGCTGGAGGACCTCTATGCCCTGAAAGAATTGAAAAAGTACGGCGTGGAAGGCGTGATTATGGGGAAAGCCCTCTATTCGGGAGCGATCAGCCTGCAAACAGCCCTTGAAATCATGGAGGATTAG
- the hisH gene encoding imidazole glycerol phosphate synthase subunit HisH — protein sequence MKTAVLDYDAGNLASVVHGLRFAGLEPVLTRDREEILAARAVVLPGVSAFAQGMENLKRYRLIPVIEEAAAGGKPLLGICLGMQLLFEEGHEHGKHAGLGLFPGKVVRFPEGLKIPHMGWNTLEFAGRHPLFEGIKAGSYVYFVHSYYASGCDPAHVVARTKYGVEFPAAVCFNNIGGMQFHPEKSSRVGLKILSNFGELVRKWK from the coding sequence GTGAAAACCGCCGTCCTTGACTACGATGCGGGCAATTTGGCCAGCGTCGTGCACGGTTTGAGGTTCGCCGGGCTGGAGCCGGTCCTGACCCGCGACCGGGAGGAGATACTTGCGGCACGGGCCGTGGTTCTCCCGGGGGTGAGCGCCTTTGCCCAAGGGATGGAAAACCTGAAACGATACCGGCTCATACCGGTCATTGAGGAAGCGGCAGCGGGCGGGAAGCCTCTTTTGGGCATCTGCCTGGGCATGCAGCTGTTGTTCGAAGAGGGGCACGAGCACGGGAAACATGCAGGTCTGGGCCTGTTTCCGGGGAAAGTCGTGCGTTTCCCGGAGGGACTGAAAATACCGCACATGGGTTGGAACACCCTGGAGTTTGCCGGGAGGCATCCGCTTTTTGAGGGAATCAAAGCGGGCAGCTATGTCTACTTTGTTCACTCGTACTACGCCAGCGGCTGCGACCCCGCACACGTGGTCGCCCGTACAAAATACGGGGTGGAATTTCCAGCCGCGGTGTGCTTTAATAACATCGGGGGAATGCAGTTTCATCCGGAAAAGAGCAGCCGTGTCGGGCTAAAAATATTATCTAATTTCGGGGAGTTGGTCAGAAAATGGAAGTGA
- the hisB gene encoding imidazoleglycerol-phosphate dehydratase HisB — protein sequence MNPRKGFAERETLETKIKCEINLDGDGMLQGQSSIGFFDHMLALFARHGGFGLMVEARGDKGVDFHHTVEDVGLCLGQVFLEALGEKEGIARYASLALPMDETLVLCAVDISGRPGFYYDVSFPCGKIGEFDSELVEVFWKAFAVSAKMTVHIRLLAGTNSHHIAEAVFKGMGRVLKEAARIEGKAIPSTKGVI from the coding sequence ATGAACCCGCGCAAAGGGTTTGCGGAAAGAGAGACCCTCGAAACCAAGATAAAATGCGAAATAAATCTGGACGGGGACGGGATGCTGCAGGGCCAAAGCTCCATCGGTTTTTTCGACCACATGCTGGCCCTTTTTGCACGGCACGGCGGCTTCGGGCTCATGGTGGAAGCCCGGGGCGATAAAGGAGTTGACTTCCACCACACCGTGGAAGATGTCGGGCTGTGCCTGGGCCAGGTTTTTCTGGAGGCCCTCGGGGAAAAGGAGGGCATCGCGCGCTATGCTTCGCTTGCCCTGCCCATGGACGAGACCCTGGTTCTCTGCGCCGTGGACATAAGCGGCAGGCCCGGCTTTTATTATGACGTCAGCTTCCCCTGCGGGAAGATCGGCGAATTTGACAGCGAGCTGGTGGAGGTGTTTTGGAAGGCCTTTGCCGTCTCGGCCAAGATGACCGTCCACATCCGGCTGCTGGCCGGGACAAATTCGCACCACATCGCCGAAGCCGTGTTTAAAGGGATGGGCCGGGTGTTGAAAGAAGCGGCCAGGATTGAAGGAAAAGCCATCCCTTCCACCAAGGGGGTCATATAG
- the hisG gene encoding ATP phosphoribosyltransferase: protein MEYRLTIALPKGKLFRPAADLLGKAGLNTGHLSDEARTLVFEDEGNRVRFIICRPTDIPTYVEHGASDLGIVGKDSIIEAGKNLYELVDLKFGFCRFVAAAPRQSLSLEGCYPWKPGVRVATKFPAVAGEYLKRKGVQGEIIKLHGNVELAPRVGLSELIVDIVSTGKTLQENDLVPLEEIGQASARLVVNRASYRLKAADINDLVGKIKENI from the coding sequence ATGGAATATAGACTGACCATTGCCTTGCCCAAGGGCAAGCTGTTCCGGCCGGCTGCCGACCTCCTGGGCAAGGCCGGGCTGAACACCGGCCATTTGTCCGATGAGGCCAGGACGCTCGTTTTTGAGGACGAGGGAAACCGGGTGCGTTTTATCATCTGCCGGCCGACCGATATTCCCACTTATGTGGAACACGGGGCCTCCGACCTGGGCATCGTCGGCAAGGACAGCATCATTGAAGCCGGCAAAAATTTGTATGAACTCGTTGACCTGAAATTCGGGTTTTGCCGCTTTGTGGCCGCTGCGCCCCGGCAGAGCCTTTCCCTGGAAGGGTGTTATCCCTGGAAGCCCGGCGTGCGGGTCGCCACCAAGTTTCCCGCCGTGGCCGGGGAATACCTCAAGAGAAAAGGCGTCCAGGGAGAAATAATCAAACTGCACGGCAACGTGGAGCTGGCTCCCCGGGTTGGGCTTTCCGAATTGATTGTGGATATCGTGTCCACCGGAAAAACCCTCCAGGAAAATGACCTCGTTCCCCTGGAAGAGATCGGCCAGGCCTCGGCCCGGCTGGTGGTCAACCGGGCCAGCTACCGACTGAAAGCGGCGGATATCAACGACCTGGTAGGCAAGATTAAAGAAAACATTTGA
- the hisZ gene encoding ATP phosphoribosyltransferase regulatory subunit, whose amino-acid sequence MINPENNLMVPAGMRDLLPPEAGRKRRLVNTILEKMALWGYEEISTPLLEYYHVLTKGETGAGPDQLYKLIERDGSILALRPEVTTSIARVVGGKMTGVPPWRLMYGCDVFRYEAVQAGRQRQFTQAGAELIGQDGPEADSEVLALAVEALRASGLTDFTISLGHMGILSGLLSGLSLEERTLDEARGLILEKDFAGLHHFLERAGLPGEKSDSLVDMLTRSFAPADLDGLLARAPACLQPVFAELGSIAGLLDAYGCSSFVQVDLSTLRSQAYYTGMVFEIYTPGIGYPIGGGGRYNRLLRRFGRDCPATGFALGVERLLLSLPGGEENEAPVLLAAGSEKESDRRRLLEKARELRSQGCPVILELRALKRGEAERMAREKGAKLIRWAGGRNDGI is encoded by the coding sequence ATGATAAATCCGGAAAACAACCTGATGGTACCGGCCGGCATGCGCGACCTGCTGCCCCCGGAAGCGGGCCGAAAGCGGCGGCTGGTGAATACAATACTTGAGAAAATGGCCCTGTGGGGTTACGAAGAAATCTCCACTCCCCTGCTGGAGTATTATCACGTCCTGACCAAGGGAGAGACTGGCGCGGGTCCGGACCAGCTCTACAAACTGATCGAGCGCGACGGCAGCATTCTTGCCCTGCGCCCGGAAGTTACCACCTCTATTGCGCGCGTGGTCGGCGGCAAGATGACGGGTGTCCCCCCATGGCGCCTCATGTACGGCTGCGACGTGTTCCGCTACGAGGCTGTCCAGGCCGGCCGCCAGCGGCAGTTTACCCAGGCTGGGGCGGAACTGATTGGGCAGGACGGGCCCGAAGCCGACAGCGAGGTTTTGGCCCTGGCTGTGGAAGCGTTGAGAGCGAGCGGTCTGACCGATTTTACGATCAGTCTTGGTCATATGGGCATCTTGAGCGGCCTGCTGTCTGGCCTGTCCCTGGAGGAAAGAACCCTGGACGAGGCGCGCGGCCTGATCCTGGAAAAGGACTTTGCCGGCCTGCACCATTTTTTAGAAAGGGCAGGCCTGCCCGGGGAAAAAAGCGACAGCCTGGTGGACATGCTGACCCGCTCCTTTGCCCCCGCTGATCTTGACGGCCTGCTGGCACGGGCGCCTGCCTGCCTCCAGCCTGTTTTTGCGGAGCTCGGGAGCATCGCCGGGCTTTTAGACGCATACGGATGCTCTTCTTTCGTCCAGGTCGACCTTAGCACGTTGCGCAGCCAGGCGTATTACACCGGGATGGTGTTTGAGATTTACACGCCGGGAATCGGTTATCCCATCGGCGGCGGCGGCCGGTATAACAGGCTCCTCCGCCGTTTCGGGCGGGACTGCCCGGCTACGGGATTCGCCCTGGGGGTTGAGCGCCTGCTCCTTAGCCTGCCGGGCGGAGAGGAAAACGAGGCTCCGGTTCTCCTGGCGGCCGGCAGTGAAAAGGAGAGCGACCGCCGCAGGCTGCTGGAAAAGGCCAGGGAGCTGCGAAGCCAGGGCTGCCCGGTGATACTGGAACTGCGAGCCTTAAAGCGGGGCGAAGCCGAGAGGATGGCCCGCGAAAAAGGCGCGAAGTTAATAAGGTGGGCGGGAGGCAGGAACGATGGAATATAG
- a CDS encoding YerC/YecD family TrpR-related protein — protein MTDKLFEAVLLLENEEECYRFFEDICTVGEIKAMAQRLEVAKMLDRERTYTEIAEKTGASTATISRVKRCLYFGADGYRLILNRLKEKRTSQASGDAAAR, from the coding sequence ATGACGGATAAACTGTTTGAGGCCGTCCTGCTTCTGGAGAACGAAGAGGAGTGTTACCGTTTTTTTGAAGACATTTGCACTGTCGGAGAAATAAAGGCCATGGCCCAGCGCCTGGAAGTGGCCAAGATGCTGGACAGGGAAAGGACATACACCGAAATCGCCGAGAAAACCGGCGCGAGCACGGCCACGATCAGCAGGGTCAAACGCTGCCTCTATTTCGGGGCCGACGGCTACCGGCTCATTTTGAACAGGCTGAAGGAAAAGAGAACATCCCAGGCAAGCGGGGACGCTGCTGCCCGATAA